In Vicinamibacteria bacterium, the genomic window TGACCGTGAATAAGAAGCTAGTACTCCTCGTTTCAGCGCTGGCAATGGCCGGCTGCGTTTCCCACGAGCCCGTGGAGCAGCCGCCGCAGGGCGTCCGGGCAAAGAAGATCGAGGCGGCGCAGGGCGCGACCTCCGGCCTGCGCTACTCCGCCGTGGTGATGCCGGACGCTCAGGTGCCGCTCGCGTTCCGGATCCCCGGCTACGTCGTCTCCATCAAAGAGGTGCGGGGGCAGGACGGCAGGATGCGCGAGATCGCGGAGGGCGATCCCGTGCGTCGTGGGGACGCGCTGGCGCGGATCCGGAGCACCGAGTACGAAGACCAGGTGCACCAGGCGACATCCCAGGCCGAAGCCGTCGAAGCCGCCGCCATCAGAGCCCAGCTCGACTGGGAGCGCGCTACCCGCCTCTACGAGGCCCAGAGCCTCACCAAGCCCGAGTACGACGCGGCGCGCGCTCAGTATGACGCCACGCAGGCGGAGCTGAGAGCGGCCCGGGCGCAGACGAGCGAGACGGAGACGGCGCTCGGCGACACGACGCTCCTCGCTCCTTTCGATGGCGAGATCCTGGAGAAGGCGGTGGAGCTGGGCGCCTACGTCGGCCCGGGGATCCCCACGTTCGCCGTTGCCGATACGGATCCGGTCAAGATCGTCGTCGGCGTTCCGGACACGACGGTCCGCTCGCTCGAAGTGGGCCAGCGGGTGGCGGTGTCGGTCGACGCCTTTCCGAGCGAGACCTTTCGCGCTCGCATCAGCCGGATCTCGTCGGCGGCCGATCCCAGGACGCGCAACTTCGAGGCCGAGGTCGCGATCCCGAACCCCGAGCACCTGCTCAAGGTGGGAATGATCGGTTCGCTGCAATTCCTGGACGGCGTCGTGGAACAGCAGCCGTCCGTGCTCCTGGTGCCGCTCGAGGCCATCGTTCAAGGCCCGGAGGGTGGGTACGGGGTGTTCGTGGTCTCGAAATCGAGCGAGGGGGTCGTCGCCGAGCTCACCCCGGTCGAAGTCGGTGCGGTCGAGGGAAACGAGATCCGGGTCGTCGACGGACTCGCTCCGGGGGTCACGGTCGTCACCGCCGGGTCGACCTTGCTCAAGGACGGACAGCGCGTGGAGGTGCTGAAGTGAAAGAGGAGAGCGGCAACGGCGGCTGGAACCTGGCGCGATTCTTCGTCGAGAACCGCCAGATCGCCTGGGTCGCGCTCGTCGCCACCCTGGCCTGGGGAGCCTTCGGATACCAGAACATGCCCAAGCGCAAGGACCCCGACATTCCGGTGCTCGTCGCGGTCGCGATCACTCCGTGGCCAGGGATCCGAGCGGAGAAGGTCGAGCAGCTGGTGACCCGCAAGGTCGAAGAGGCGATGGCGGGCAACACGGCGATCGACCGCATCACCTCGGAAACCAAGGACAACATATCGGTCGTCTTCGTCAGGCTCGAAACGTTCATCGAGAACACCGATCAGGAGTTCCAGGACATCGGTCAGAGGCTGAGCCAGATCAACGACCTGCCCGAAGGCGCCGGACCCATCCGGTGGATCAGCGATTTCGGCGACACCGCGGCCCTGATGCTGACCGTCGCCAGCCCCTCGGTTCCGGACCTGGAGCTCGAGCTCCGCGCCCGCGGGGTGCGCGAAGCGATCGAGCAAGCCCGCGACGGGAACGCCGAAGACCGGGCATCGGTGCTCTACTGCTATCCGTCCTCGGTGGCTCGAGCGGCGGTCGAGAATCCGTTAACGATCCTAGCCCTGGAGGCCGAGCGGGACGGCGTCGCGCGGGACGTGCGCCGCGTTTCCGTAGGCAGCTGCTCCGGGGCGGACTTTTCGACGACCCTGTCGGACGAAGAGCTTCGGGCCTACGGCCAGCGCTTTGTCGAGACGAGGCTGCGCGAGTACGACATCCACCCGGACGCGTGGGGTCCCATCATCATCCGCGATACCGCATCGGCGCAGAAGGCACTCGCCGAGGTCGCGAGCGATCGCTACTCCTATCGGCAGCTCGACGATTTCACCGATCTCATCCAGAGGACCCTTCAGCGCATCCCCCTGGTTTCCAAGGTCGATCGCGCGGGCGTTCTCTCCGAGCAGATCTACCTCGAGTACTCCGTCGAGCGGCTGGCTTCGTACGACCTGCAGCCCTGGAAGCTCCGGGACGTTCTCGCGGCGCGGAACGTGACCGCTCCCGGCGGGCTGGTCGAAACCATGCGCAGGAACGTCCTCATCGACCCGACCGCGGAGTTCAAGAGCATGCAGGACATCGAAAACGTCCTGGTGGCCACCTCTTCCAGCGGTGTCCCCGTCTACCTCCGCGATCTCGTGAACGTCTCCCGTGACTACGAAACGCCCCGGCGCTATCTGAACTACCTCACGATGCGCGGCGAGGACGGTACCTGGCGCCGCCATCGCGCCATCACCCTCGCGGCCCAGATGCGGTCCGGCGACCAGATCGAGAACTTCGGTGCCGCCGTGGACGAGGCTCTGGAGGAACTGCGGTCGCAGCTCCCGCCCGACCTCATCCTGGCGCGCACGTCCGACCAGCCCCTCCAGGTACGGGAGAAAGTGAGCCTCCTCATGAGCAGCCTGTGGGAGGCCATCGCTCTCGTGGTCCTGGTGTCTCTGGTGGGGTTCTGGGACTGGCGGGCGGCGCTGCTGATGGCGGCTTCCATCCCGC contains:
- a CDS encoding efflux RND transporter periplasmic adaptor subunit — protein: TVNKKLVLLVSALAMAGCVSHEPVEQPPQGVRAKKIEAAQGATSGLRYSAVVMPDAQVPLAFRIPGYVVSIKEVRGQDGRMREIAEGDPVRRGDALARIRSTEYEDQVHQATSQAEAVEAAAIRAQLDWERATRLYEAQSLTKPEYDAARAQYDATQAELRAARAQTSETETALGDTTLLAPFDGEILEKAVELGAYVGPGIPTFAVADTDPVKIVVGVPDTTVRSLEVGQRVAVSVDAFPSETFRARISRISSAADPRTRNFEAEVAIPNPEHLLKVGMIGSLQFLDGVVEQQPSVLLVPLEAIVQGPEGGYGVFVVSKSSEGVVAELTPVEVGAVEGNEIRVVDGLAPGVTVVTAGSTLLKDGQRVEVLK